The following are encoded in a window of Myxocyprinus asiaticus isolate MX2 ecotype Aquarium Trade chromosome 17, UBuf_Myxa_2, whole genome shotgun sequence genomic DNA:
- the LOC127455337 gene encoding dual specificity protein phosphatase 23-like, translating into MASAQPPNFSWVDPGKVAGLAMPRMTAHYQYLLNNGIKHLVTLSERKPPYHDTCPDLTLHHIRIHDFCAPTFDQIKRFLSVVEEANARGEGVAVHCMHGFGRTGTMLACYLVKSRKISGIDAINEIRSIRRGSIETREQEQIVVQFYQQNKV; encoded by the exons ATGGCATCAGCTCAACCTCCAAACTTTTCCTGGGTGGATCCTGGTAAGGTGGCAGGGCTGGCAATGCCCAGAATGACCGCCCACTATCAGTACCTGCTTAACAATGGCATTAAGCATCTGGTGACCTTGAGTGAGCGCAAACCTCCTTACCATGATACCTGTCCAGACTTGACCCTTCACCATATCAGGATACATGACTTCTGCGCTCCAACATTTGATCAGATCAAGCGGTTCTTGTCTGTAGTGGAGGAGGCCAATGCAAGAGGAGAG GGTGTTGCGGTGCACTGTATGCATGGGTTTGGAAGGACAGGAACGATGCTCGCCTGCTACCTGGTGAAAAGCCGGAAAATCAGTGGAATTGACGCCATTAATGAGATCAGAAGCATTAGGCGAGGGTCCATTGAAACCAGAGAGCAGGAACAAATTGTGGTGCAGTTTTATCAACAAAACAAGGTTTAA